GTAGACTTCCTTCCCATGTGAGAATTTAATATCTGATGAATTGCAAATGTCCTCTTCTTTGTTCTTCCGAGTAGCTGATTCAGCATGTGTTGGCTCAGAACTTGAATAACAAACCAGAAGACCAAAAAATATACCAGTGGTGGTATGTCTTTGTGACCAAGAAACAGATCCCACATTACCCTTGATTTTGGCGAGCAGTCCTCGTTTCGAAACTGAAAACCTCAGAGCCATGTTTTGGCTTGGCAATGAAATATTGAATTGTCTCTTCAGAGGACCTCTGGAATTAACTACACCTTTTACAGTTAATGATAGCAAATTATACCTTTGCTTGATTGAGTCGGATCCAAAACAGTTTCTATGCAACGTGTGAAAGCTAATTGATGGACAAGAGAATGTCTTTGAGACAGACAAACGAGAATAATTTGATCTGGAATGACTAGGGTACAAAGAAAAACAGCGGGAAGTGGATTGTCCTCTAGACACCACATTCAAAATAGTGCTGCCCATTTGTTGAACACGGCCACTCAGGTGGACAACATTCTTCACACATGTTTTGATAGCAGAGCAAACAATCATGCTGGCATTGCCTGGAAACACCTCAATGCAAATAGTATAAGTTGCCAACTAGTAACAGGAATCTCCTAAATGAAGACCTATGTAGAGGGCTATACACATAATTCACCCTTTCCCTCCCGTACGAAAAACACACGTATTGTGTTATATAACATATAACACAATACGAGCCTATATATTCCTGTATACTCAAAAGTTCACTTATCAGATCTCATGGATTGGATCAGGGCTTTGGATTCGACAAGTTCTCAACTTGATACCTGGACCTGAACTCATTTTAGAGTTATCGACTTTTTGCACTACAGTCTCATTATGCCCCCTGAAAAGTAAATCCTAACTACACCGACGAAACTAAGAAAACACAAGACAGTTTGAATTATCATGTAATCTGATACAGCCCTGGTTTTCTTCCTTAATCTACTCTATAGCAATATAACTAATCCCTTCagttaaacaaatcaataataacACTTCAGTAAAGGATATAGAAGCAGAAACACAAAGCTCATAGTACAAAACAACCATTCAAATGTCAAGTTGCACAActaacaaaaagaacaaaatttggTCTCGCCCTCACTTTCTTAGAGTCACTTCAATTTCaacaaacaatttaaatttataaaacaactagCTTATCAAAGCCTAATGTAAGATCATTTTTCCTCAATATTCACAATACCCTCAAAGTTTATATAACTGCTCAGGCTCAAATTAACAAATAAGAAATCCTCAATTTCCACATTCCCTTCACTCTCTTCTAAATTAAACCCAGAATCTGTCTTGCCAAGAATCCTTCTTTTCTATCAAGATCATCAACTACGCTACGGTCTAGTCAACAAGCCTCAAAGACTCACCATTCTTGTGTGCCATTTTAATTAACATGAGcaccaaatagaaaaaataaaaatcatttctttttgtaGAGTAGTATGtaaaaattcttataattttcacccttcaagaaaagaaaaaaagggttgcTGGACAGTTGAAAGCTCCTTTTGTCAAATTTGCCAGAACagggaaaaaaaccaacatgattAGAAACAATTATAGAGAAATGTAGAAGAGAAAAGGCGAGAAATAAAACCTCAAGAAGTGATCCAACAACAGCTAATGGATTTGGGAAATGGGAACAGTATCTCACAAGTCAAACAAAACCCAGAAAGAAAGCAACAAAAAGGCTATATTTTGGGTGTGAATTTTAGAGGAAATAAGGGATCATAAAAGTAAGGAGAGAAGGGTTTTTAAGCAGAGAATTATGCATACTTGCTTTAACCAAGAAAACAACATGCTACAGAAAAGAAACTTCCCAGTGGATGTTCTGTAGCTCCTTCAATGCTTGtggtttggtttttgtattGTTCAATTAGCTGACCATTTTTTCTGGTTCGGTGAACCACAAGGCAAGCTGCCCCACAGCTTTGCTTTCGTTCTGGTTCACATGGTTAACGACAGGTCGTTTGTCTTAGTTTTAAACTTGGAATGCTAGTTACCGTTTTCTGGCTGTACGGTTGTGTTTGATACACGTGTATCTCATTCAAGAGCTTGCAGATTCCTTCTTGATGACTGCTGGTGATTTGGACGCTTGccactttttcttgttttttcttactCGTGACGGAGAGATGACCCGATACAATGATCAGGTCACGAGTCAGCAAAGTTGACGCAGGTCAACTtaaaaaactgaagaaaaaatgaatggaCCAGCCTCAATGCTTTAATATTATGGGCATTTTATAGCTGTTATGGGCTTATAGGATTAGGCTTCCACACTTCCCATTATTTACCTCCACAACCTGGGCTTAATAAGCCCTGGTAACAGTAAGAATCAGCCAGAAATTAACCCAGCaacattttttcaattatttaataaaggaggctagaaaaaaataaattataagatgaACATATGCCGAAATTTCGTTATTGTTATGAATGTGCTTAGAAGTATATTTCCTTTAAAACTTATTTGAGAAAATACTTTTTCGAATCATGATTGTAGTTTTAATCACGGTGGTGATGTAATTATATCACGtgaacaaatttaaatattacatgTTAAATATTACCAGAAACCTAAAAGGGACTAGGGTTTTATTATAGATACATATACGTGGATTGgaatatgtttatatttttctcaataaaaatcaatgatttagCTATCaaggataatatatatatattttttcatgatttatggtCATCATTGGGTTGATCGACATCAACTCAATCTTTCTTTAAAATGCAGTAAAAATGATTGAATTAcacttagaaataaaaaaatcttaaactaatatctatgttttttttataaaaaaaattatattttaaaaagtatgataaaatgattaaattatcattaaaaacaaaatattttgaaccagggtctggttttttttatatctaagttgatcattaatcttttaaatttttttttaatttttttatctatttcttgatttattttattttttaatttcatcttttgttattttatttcatttaatttttatactatatttttataaaaaaatatttgtaaatcaattcattaaaataatatttaagccATTTATCAATTATGCCAttgttttttaaggtgtttagggttttatcatgattatattattgattattttataaattattatttattatcctAATAtacaaagtttttaaaataatttacccATTAATATTTAacgataataatatatatttttatttttttatggaaatttttttatataatcttcttaaaaccttaatatttttttttccatatagatactcaagaaaatgatagattcatgattttttttaattttttaattaaacttttcttTCACTATTATAATAAGTCTTtacttaaaaacaatatttttcataaaatgtttttttatcaaagtaaaaaaaatgcataaataaaaaaaacagatttttgattaaaaatatatgttttttttccttttttattttaaattatcatattattttgtggatatgttttttaatttctcttattttcattaaatgaaCCATgctgatgataaaaaaatcattttgttataaaaaaactacataaatcagaaaaaaaatttgataaaaaaaatttcttctctatgtgtttatttgttattttttctataaatattaatttttattattatataattaaataaaaaaatattttaaaaaacttctgGCGAAAACCTGCGGGAAATATCACTGGTACAAATCTATTAAATACGCAGATAAGTAGATGAC
The Populus nigra chromosome 3, ddPopNigr1.1, whole genome shotgun sequence genome window above contains:
- the LOC133689807 gene encoding OVARIAN TUMOR DOMAIN-containing deubiquitinating enzyme 4-like isoform X2, producing MIVCSAIKTCVKNVVHLSGRVQQMGSTILNVVSRGQSTSRCFSLYPSHSRSNYSRLSVSKTFSCPSISFHTLHRNCFGSDSIKQRYNLLSLTVKGVVNSRGPLKRQFNISLPSQNMALRFSVSKRGLLAKIKATRKNKEEDICNSSDIKFSHGKEVYTDYSIIGVPGDGRCLFRSVAHGACLRFGKRAPSESLQRELADDLRSKVADEFIKRREDTEWFIEGNFDTYVSQMRKPHVWGGEPELLMASHVLKMPITVYMHDKNARGLISIAEYGQEYGVENPIRVIYNGFGHYDALQFSWNQRR
- the LOC133689807 gene encoding OVARIAN TUMOR DOMAIN-containing deubiquitinating enzyme 4-like isoform X1, translated to MIVCSAIKTCVKNVVHLSGRVQQMGSTILNVVSRGQSTSRCFSLYPSHSRSNYSRLSVSKTFSCPSISFHTLHRNCFGSDSIKQRYNLLSLTVKGVVNSRGPLKRQFNISLPSQNMALRFSVSKRGLLAKIKGNVGSVSWSQRHTTTGIFFGLLVCYSSSEPTHAESATRKNKEEDICNSSDIKFSHGKEVYTDYSIIGVPGDGRCLFRSVAHGACLRFGKRAPSESLQRELADDLRSKVADEFIKRREDTEWFIEGNFDTYVSQMRKPHVWGGEPELLMASHVLKMPITVYMHDKNARGLISIAEYGQEYGVENPIRVIYNGFGHYDALQFSWNQRR